One window of the Halobacteriovorax sp. JY17 genome contains the following:
- a CDS encoding transporter substrate-binding domain-containing protein: MKLVFILAHFLLGFSSYSADITITAHPDYPPISWESGGTLKGASIKLVKTALHNLGHKAVFVPVGTWGRAQLEVKIGRIDILLPPYRTPEREKYYSFPEKPFFMDQTVLITKKGKVIKYKDFKDLKKYKGIAIFSDSFGDSFDKADKKYTLLKRFSRTSQCLKFLLRGRADYLIAGKNAALAVISKLGLEEQLDIQEKVVVETGMYTAISNKSVHNTKAFRESFFNEMSKLVSQKSRDEVLKEALREYAIEKNQRLKD, from the coding sequence ATGAAATTAGTTTTTATTCTCGCTCATTTTCTTCTTGGTTTTTCTTCCTATAGTGCAGATATAACTATAACAGCCCATCCTGATTATCCTCCAATCTCATGGGAGAGTGGAGGAACATTGAAAGGGGCTTCTATTAAGTTAGTAAAGACTGCTCTTCATAATCTTGGACATAAGGCCGTATTTGTTCCTGTTGGAACGTGGGGTAGAGCGCAACTTGAAGTAAAAATCGGAAGAATTGATATCCTTCTTCCCCCTTATAGGACTCCCGAGAGAGAGAAGTATTATTCCTTCCCTGAGAAACCTTTCTTTATGGATCAGACTGTTTTAATTACGAAGAAAGGGAAAGTTATAAAGTATAAAGATTTTAAGGATCTAAAAAAATATAAAGGGATTGCTATTTTTAGTGATAGTTTTGGTGACTCTTTTGATAAAGCCGATAAGAAATATACTCTTTTAAAGAGATTTTCTAGGACATCTCAGTGCCTTAAATTCCTCTTAAGAGGACGCGCAGACTATCTTATTGCAGGAAAGAACGCAGCACTAGCTGTTATAAGTAAGCTAGGTCTTGAAGAGCAACTTGATATACAGGAGAAAGTCGTTGTTGAGACGGGGATGTATACAGCAATTTCGAATAAATCTGTTCACAATACTAAGGCCTTCAGAGAAAGCTTCTTTAATGAAATGAGTAAGTTAGTAAGTCAAAAAAGTCGCGATGAGGTACTAAAGGAAGCTCTGAGAGAATACGCGATTGAGAAGAATCAAAGACTTAAAGATTAG
- a CDS encoding M3 family oligoendopeptidase, whose amino-acid sequence MEIVNDTTVWDNSGIYQSIDDPKIVEDLSTAQDLITSQMKNADLISKALDEQELGSELIEVAREMSKVSTDLSIRLRTIGTYISSILSVDSSNNTAKTLRSNFSKVTASKSKVYSSLSVYLTLIDDETLEAFFTEELEPKRFQIGLMRDFKDHTLDAKRESLINGLSTDGLSAWGKLYNDISGSLVCDVDGKKVNYASAASMTRGGDAKLRESAWRGVQNAWETHEESIAAILNAINGWRLEEATVRSEKKELHYLDISCSQSRIKRETLDALISSTYENRSVGQRAVKSMAKVFGKEKLGPWDLLAPAPSKEGKVISFSEAIDTIEKAFNRLSPEMGAFARMMYEKNWIDARPTEFRKPGAYCTGFANVREPRVFITYSGSMGDLITLAHEIGHAYHSWVMRDLPIDETNYSMTLAETASIFAETLVREYLFDTLESKEEKLEISWQNAESAAAMLCNIPARFEFEKDLVEKRKTQTLTPSEMKSLMSGAWKNWYEDSLSEYDEMFWATKLHFSIAELGFYNYPYLFGYLFSLGVLAQRDKLGEGFNEAYVNLLRDTGRMKAEDLVMKHLGKDISKSEFWFDSLKIVEDQIKVFEELVK is encoded by the coding sequence ATGGAAATAGTTAATGACACAACAGTTTGGGATAATTCAGGTATTTATCAGTCTATTGATGATCCGAAAATTGTCGAGGACCTATCGACTGCACAAGACTTGATTACTTCTCAGATGAAGAACGCAGACTTAATTTCAAAGGCCCTTGATGAGCAAGAGTTAGGAAGTGAGCTTATTGAAGTCGCAAGAGAGATGTCAAAAGTTAGTACTGATCTTTCTATCCGTCTTAGAACAATAGGAACTTATATTAGTTCAATTCTGAGTGTTGATTCATCTAATAATACAGCAAAGACTTTGAGATCAAACTTCTCTAAAGTGACAGCATCGAAGTCGAAAGTTTATTCTTCTCTGTCAGTCTATTTAACTCTAATTGACGATGAGACACTAGAAGCTTTCTTCACTGAAGAGCTAGAACCAAAGAGATTTCAAATAGGTTTAATGAGAGATTTTAAAGATCATACATTGGACGCAAAGAGAGAATCTTTAATTAATGGTCTCTCTACAGATGGATTAAGTGCTTGGGGAAAACTTTATAATGATATTTCTGGAAGCCTTGTCTGTGATGTAGATGGTAAGAAAGTTAATTATGCTTCTGCTGCTTCTATGACTAGAGGTGGAGATGCCAAACTTAGAGAGTCTGCCTGGAGAGGAGTTCAAAACGCTTGGGAAACACACGAAGAGAGTATTGCCGCAATCTTAAATGCAATTAATGGTTGGAGACTAGAAGAAGCAACAGTGAGATCTGAAAAGAAAGAACTTCACTATCTAGATATCTCTTGTTCTCAATCGAGAATTAAAAGAGAAACACTTGATGCTCTTATTTCTTCTACCTATGAAAATAGAAGTGTTGGTCAGCGCGCTGTTAAATCTATGGCCAAAGTTTTTGGTAAAGAAAAGCTTGGGCCATGGGACTTACTTGCTCCAGCTCCAAGTAAAGAAGGAAAAGTCATCTCTTTTTCAGAAGCAATAGATACAATTGAGAAAGCATTTAATAGACTAAGTCCTGAAATGGGAGCCTTTGCTCGCATGATGTATGAGAAGAATTGGATTGATGCAAGACCTACTGAATTTAGAAAGCCCGGAGCGTATTGCACTGGTTTTGCAAACGTAAGAGAGCCAAGAGTCTTTATCACTTACTCAGGTTCGATGGGAGATCTCATTACGCTGGCCCACGAAATTGGACACGCTTATCATAGTTGGGTGATGAGAGACTTACCAATTGATGAAACAAATTACTCGATGACTCTTGCTGAGACAGCGTCAATTTTTGCAGAAACTCTTGTGAGAGAATACTTATTTGATACTTTAGAATCGAAAGAAGAGAAGTTAGAGATTTCTTGGCAAAATGCTGAAAGTGCAGCTGCGATGCTTTGTAATATCCCTGCTAGATTTGAATTTGAAAAAGACTTAGTGGAAAAGAGAAAAACTCAAACTCTTACTCCTAGTGAAATGAAGTCTCTTATGAGTGGAGCATGGAAGAATTGGTATGAAGATTCACTAAGTGAATATGATGAAATGTTCTGGGCCACTAAGCTTCACTTTTCAATTGCAGAACTTGGTTTCTATAATTACCCATACCTCTTTGGATATCTATTTAGTCTTGGAGTTCTTGCTCAAAGAGATAAGCTAGGTGAAGGATTCAATGAAGCTTATGTAAATCTTCTAAGAGATACTGGACGTATGAAAGCTGAGGATCTTGTCATGAAGCACCTAGGAAAAGATATTTCTAAGAGTGAGTTCTGGTTCGATAGTTTAAAAATTGTTGAAGACCAAATTAAAGTATTTGAGGAGCTTGTGAAATAG